A window of Citrus sinensis cultivar Valencia sweet orange chromosome 7, DVS_A1.0, whole genome shotgun sequence contains these coding sequences:
- the LOC112495983 gene encoding receptor like protein 21-like: MKRFLIKLSLWIGLALIPIHGCKACLETERTALLEIKSFFISISDFGYEDRILPSWVDHDDGLPSDCCDDWEGVKCNATTGRVMDLSLGFTRIHYHFNQYDGAVSLLNLSLFRPFDELQSLDVSFNDFKGFYENKAHHGFGILKQLKVLNLRYNYFNDSILPYLNKLTSLTTLYLRQNSIEGSNPKEGSFSRYVRHAKPCHGI, translated from the exons aTGAAAAGGTTTCTGATTAAGTTGTCATTGTGGATTGGCCTAGCTTTGATTCCAATACATGGATGCAAAGCCTGCTTGGAAACAGAGAGAACTGCTCTGTTGGAAATCAAGAGCTTCTTTATATCAATCAGTGATTTTGGATATGAAGACCGCATTCTTCCTTCATGGGTTGATCATGATGATGGATTGCCGTCTGATTGTTGTGATGATTGGGAGGGAGTTAAGTGCAACGCCACCACAGGACGGGTGATGGATCTCTCGCTTGGTTTTACGAGGATACATTACCATTTCAACCAGTATGATGGAGCAGTTTCGCTTCTGAATTTGTCGTTGTTTCGTCCTTTTGATGAATTGCAAAGCCTTGACGTATCTTTCAATGACTTTAAAGGCTTCTACGAGAATAAAG CTCACCATGGCTTTGGGATTTTGAAGCAACTGAAGGTCTTGAATCTCCGTTATAATTACTTCAACGACAGTATATTACCATATTTGAataaacttacttctcttACCACTTTGTATCTTCGACAAAATAGCATTGAAGGTTCCAACCCTAAGGAAGGTAGTTTTTCTCGATATGTGCGTCATGCCAAGCCATGCCATGGAATTTAA